The nucleotide window CCGTAATATGTGGTCACAACGCTTGCATTGGCACTCTGAAACATAAAGGCAGCGGACAGGCCGGCCGCCAGAATAATGGTTTTAAGAAATGATTTGGTCATAATGGACCCCCTGTTATGATTATATTTGTTAATCTGAATTCCGATAATTATAAGCAACAACTATGCCAATTTTATAAGGTATTGAAATATAAAGAAATAGTGGAGTTTTATAGTGTGGCGGGCGAGATGGCTCCGTGAAAACTGTAAAGAATTCCGACGCTTTGTCAGGATTTTTTACATAGGTGCGTATGCAATCACTTGACCAGAGTTTGCCGCGCCAGAATCTGCATTTTTGCGATATATTTCTCCTGCGGCCAGCCGCAGTCGCGGGTCAATTGCTCCCAGTTGCGGACCGACAGCAGGGTCCACAGCAGGTCGGTGGCCTCTTCAACGGAATGCTCGGGGGTCAGGCTGCCGTCCAGTGCCAAAGCTTCCACGGCGGCGGCGCAGCCCTGATGTACGGCCCGCAGGCGATCGGCCCAAGCCTTTTCCGCTTCTTTGTCGGTCTCCTGCATCGCCATCAGGGCCCGGGCGACGCCGTAGATTTCCGGAATATAATCGCCCCAGGCGTCAATAAAGGCGTTCAGCCGTTCAATGCCTGTGGCCGCGGTGCGGCTTCTGGCCAGCCGGCCGTCCACATCCTTGACCTCATCCAGATAACGGGTCACGGCAATCAGCAACTCCGCCCGGCTCGGGAAATGCAAATAAACCGCCTGGCGGGAAATGCCCGCCTTTTTGGCGATGTCCGACATGCGCACGCCTTCGCCCCGGCCTGCTTCCAGCAGTTTCAAGGCGGTGGATAAAATGCGTTCGCGGGTTTTCAGATTTTTACTTGACATAATGTAAAATAACACCTACTTGTCTCGATGTCAACTTGACATTGTGTCAAGTAATCCATTTTTTCAGGAAAGGAATATAAAATGAAACTCGCCATCTTCGGCGCCACCGGGTCGGTTGGCCGCCATATCGTTGAACAGGCTCTTGATCAGGGCCATCAGGTCACCGCTGTCGCCCGCAGCCCGCAGGCTCTTTCCCTGTTGCATCCGAATCTGAAAATGTTTGCCGTGGATGTGTTTGATCCGGAGGCAGTGGCGCTGGCCATTAAGGGCGCGGAGGCGGTGCTGGTGACGCTGGGATCGCCAAAGATGTCCGGTACGGTGCGTTCCACCGGCACCCGGCATATTGTCGCGGCCATGCAGAAACAGGGGGTGAAGCGGCTGGTCTGCCAGACAACGCTCGGGGCCGGGGACAGCCGGGGCAATCTCGATTTTATCTGGAAATATATTATGTTCGGGGTTCTGCTCAGGAAGGTCCTGAAAGATCATGAGGTCCAGGAGGGTATTGTAAGAACCAGTAACCTTGACTGGTCCATTGTGCGCCCGGCGGCCTTTACCGACGGCCCGATGACGAATAACTTCAAATCTGGTTTCCCTGCCGGGGATCGGGACCTGACCCTGAAAATTTCACGGGCGGATGTGGCGCAATTCATGCTGCAACAGCTGGACAGCGATGAATGGCTGCACAAGGCTCCTGGCCTGTCATATTAAAAGGGGATATGTGGGGAAAAATGGTGCCCAGAAGAGGACTGGGTAAATTTAATTATATCAATGGCTTGTGCGTATTTGTACGTAAACGCACGTAATTATGTTAGATTCTGAACTTGTTTGCCCAATCTTTTACCTCCTTGGATTTCCACCTTTTCGCACCTTTTTTTTCAGTTGTCGGAAGGACTATTGGTGGGGGGAATCCGTTCTTGCCGATTATGCAATGTTGGATATAGGACTTGCTCATTTTTAGGTACCTTGCAAGGTCTCCCAAATCCCATAATTCAGCTTGGTTGATGTTTTGTTTTTCAACCTCTTCCAGAATTTTCTTCAATATTGCCAATGCCATAATAGCTCCTCTTCTAGTTTGGTTGGATCTATTCAACAATAAATTAGACAACTTGGATTGCTCGGCGTCAACTAACTATTGTTGGTAGAAAAATAGGGAAGGAATAGTGATAAATGTAAATAAATTTACTGACGTGCAAGGACGTCTAGAGAAACGAAAATACGCTTTAAAAAAATCCTCTTTTCGGGCAGGAAATTGTGCGAACATATTATGCCGAGCGCTTTCCTGGGGTGTTTTATTGGGCTAAATGTTGCTTTGTTGCGAATCATAGGATTGGTTTGGCGTGTCCTTTTCTTCAAGACATCTGCTGCAGGGGCAGGGGATCAGACCTTCCTGAATGGCCTTATAAATAGCACCGTGAGTGGTTCTGCTGTTCAGGGCTTTACGCGCTTTGGAAAGATGCTGGTTGACGGTGTGAACACTTCGGTCCTGTGCATGAGCTATTTGCTGGATGGGAAGGTCTTCCTCCGCCATCCGACTGATGACGGTCAACGGCTGCACATGCAACTCGGCCTTCTTATTTAGCCCAATTGCCCGAAAATGTTGCGGAAACTTCCGCTGTCCGAAGCTCACGGAAATCTCGGCCACAAGCTGGATCGCTTCCGGATGCTTGCGGAGTTTCTTCAAAAAATCCGGGGCAATATCCTCTGATGTGATGCTGAACAGATATCGCTCCCCTCCGGTTACGATGGGGATCAGATAGAATTCATAAAAACCGTGGCTCTTATACAG belongs to Emcibacter sp. and includes:
- a CDS encoding TetR/AcrR family transcriptional regulator, with the protein product MSSKNLKTRERILSTALKLLEAGRGEGVRMSDIAKKAGISRQAVYLHFPSRAELLIAVTRYLDEVKDVDGRLARSRTAATGIERLNAFIDAWGDYIPEIYGVARALMAMQETDKEAEKAWADRLRAVHQGCAAAVEALALDGSLTPEHSVEEATDLLWTLLSVRNWEQLTRDCGWPQEKYIAKMQILARQTLVK
- a CDS encoding SDR family oxidoreductase, which translates into the protein MKLAIFGATGSVGRHIVEQALDQGHQVTAVARSPQALSLLHPNLKMFAVDVFDPEAVALAIKGAEAVLVTLGSPKMSGTVRSTGTRHIVAAMQKQGVKRLVCQTTLGAGDSRGNLDFIWKYIMFGVLLRKVLKDHEVQEGIVRTSNLDWSIVRPAAFTDGPMTNNFKSGFPAGDRDLTLKISRADVAQFMLQQLDSDEWLHKAPGLSY
- a CDS encoding helix-turn-helix transcriptional regulator, whose product is MLDSDPFDIDTMSALRELTGDPSPRSKLPRAPKDPPSYSTREFKSFEAACYKSLYPTTSPEQFCDRLASILEKLGFPNFSLTAVSPHPRLLLHSMPDSLQNTYAQGNYDRVDYAISYANSSRHPILRSRIEDYFSAAPLQTREMARNQDLSILYKSHGFYEFYLIPIVTGGERYLFSITSEDIAPDFLKKLRKHPEAIQLVAEISVSFGQRKFPQHFRAIGLNKKAELHVQPLTVISRMAEEDLPIQQIAHAQDRSVHTVNQHLSKARKALNSRTTHGAIYKAIQEGLIPCPCSRCLEEKDTPNQSYDSQQSNI